A part of Drosophila bipectinata strain 14024-0381.07 chromosome 3L, DbipHiC1v2, whole genome shotgun sequence genomic DNA contains:
- the Egfrap gene encoding EGFR adapter protein, translating into MAMQDIRLRLEPQLSTATFIASLSSSSTSTCSSSQTAETTLIETAEKSPSSEATAGAGTASSPQHYFHHHHPQPQPRLNPHPHSHPHPHLQQHTHQHPHHQRRPVEQLQLLHSHHDVPDLSGQEDAPSHSHPHPNPHQLRSPSSEEDNSPTEMNNCRRLVDKPPLVKRLTMGIGLLRGTEDSRPLVHSTCGSSLASASGSISDGYVNEAICEPDKYVASNFGDSCRQSLSALESATQRLQVELPASNKKYLRETCSANSSPKLQFPGHTALRLDNLSLAEQQELKGAAWFQAGIPREISLEVLSRQNPGAFLVRQSSTKPGCFALSLRVPPPSPRVAHYLILRTQRGYKIKGFTKEFSSLKALITHHSVMPELLPVPLTLPRPPNARSQRPAYGAGSSNGGGDFEMYGSLNDFRKMMADLNV; encoded by the exons ATGGCCATGCAGGACATACGCCTTCGCCTGGAACCGCAGCTCAGTACAGCCACGTTTATAGCCTCCCTGTCCagctcctccacctccacaTGCTCGTCCTCGCAAACCGCTGAGACCACCCTAATTGAAACAGCCGAGAAGTCTCCATCCAG CGAAGCAACTGCCGGGGCAGGGACAGCTTCATCGCCGCAACACTATTTCCATCACCATCATCCGCAGCCACAGCCCCGCCTAAATCCGCATCCGCAttcgcatccgcatccgcaccTGCAACAGCATACGCATCAGCATCCGCACCACCAACGGCGTCCGGTGGAACAGCTTCAGCTGCTTCACAGTCACCACGATGTTCCGGATTTGTCCGGACAGGAGGACGCCCCATCGCATTCCCATCCGCATCCGAATCCGCACCAGCTGCGCTCGCCCAGCTCCGAGGAGGATAATTCGCCCACTGAAATGAATAATTGCCGTCGTTTGGTTGATAAACCGCCACTG GTAAAACGCCTCACCATGGGCATTGGCCTGCTCCGTGGCACCGAGGACAGCCGCCCCCTGGTGCACAGCACCTGCGGCTCCTCGCTGGCCTCCGCATCCGGTTCCATTTCGGACGGCTATGTGAACGAGGCCATCTGCGAGCCGGACAAGTATGTGGCCAGCAATTTTGGTGATTCGTGTCGCCAGTCGCTCTCCGCCCTGGAAAGTGCCACCCAGCGGCTGCAAGTGGAGCTGCCCGCCAGCAACAAGAAGTATCTGAGGGAGACCTGCAGTG ccaacTCCAGTCCAAAGCTTCAGTTCCCCGGACACACTGCCCTCCGACTGGATAATCTCAGTTTGGCAGAGCAACAGGAACTGAAAGGAGCAGCCTGGTTTCAGGCTGGGATTCCCCGTGAGATATCCCTGGAGGTACTTTCCCGCCAAAATCCTGGTGCTTTTCTGGTGCGCCAGAGCAGCACCAAACCGGGATGCTTTGCTTTGTCGCTTCGAGTGCCGCCACCATCGCCTCGGGTGGCCCACTATCTGATCCTCAGGACACAAAGGGGCTATAAGATTAAG GGTTTCACCAAGGAATTCTCCAGCCTGAAGGCCCTGATCACACACCATTCGGTTATGCCGGAGCTTCTGCCCGTCCCGCTGACACTACCACGCCCCCCAAATGCCAGATCCCAAAGACCCGCCTACGGAGCTGGGAGCAGCAATGGAGGCGGGGACTTTGAGATGTACGGCTCGCTGAACGATTTTCGCAAAATGATGGCCGATTTGAATGTGTGA